The region GAAAGAGCAAAAGAGTTACAATGCCTATATGAAGTAGAAAACATATTAAAACGAAATAAGACGAACTACGCTGAAGCATTTAACGAAATTGTTCGAGTCATCCCACATGGGTGGCAATTTCCTGAATCTTGTCATGCAGTTATTTGTTATGAGGATAAAAAATATTTTTTTAAAGAATCTGAAGAAACAGATACAAATCAATCTGCAGAGTTAATCGTTGATAACAGTCTTAAAGGAAGAATTATCGTTTTCTATAAAAATTTATCAAACAGAAATGATGCGTTTTTACCCGAAGAAAAGAAACTTTTAAATACTATAGCAAATCAAATTAGCCAATTTATTTTTTACGATAAATTAGAGAAAACCATAGATTTATTGTCAGAAGAAGTTGAAAGTAAAGGTAAGCGAAACTTACTTGATAATAACAAAGATGAATTTTGGAGGTGGCGCTTTAAAATGGCACAAAAAATAGTCGACACTACTGATTTTGAATATTACGGAATTCGTGCTATTTATCTTATAGGTAGCACAAAAGAAGCCACTGCCGGTCCTGCAAGTGATATTGATCTTTTGGTTCATTTCACGGGGGATGAATTGCAAAAAAAACTATTAAAAGCATGGATAAAAGGATGGAGTTTTGCTTTAAATGAGCATA is a window of Salinivirga cyanobacteriivorans DNA encoding:
- a CDS encoding nucleotidyltransferase domain-containing protein, which encodes MDLQSIKPLQERAKELQCLYEVENILKRNKTNYAEAFNEIVRVIPHGWQFPESCHAVICYEDKKYFFKESEETDTNQSAELIVDNSLKGRIIVFYKNLSNRNDAFLPEEKKLLNTIANQISQFIFYDKLEKTIDLLSEEVESKGKRNLLDNNKDEFWRWRFKMAQKIVDTTDFEYYGIRAIYLIGSTKEATAGPASDIDLLVHFTGDELQKKLLKAWIKGWSFALNEHNYEKTGYEDENGLIDLHLITDDDIKNKTSFAVLIGNIHNPARLLKKNE